In Herpetosiphon gulosus, one genomic interval encodes:
- a CDS encoding molybdopterin oxidoreductase — MGMFMGEGTPVLLHTIVEFEGKGFFNPQMLDLRYVVPADRTTGMLYFRAGSTVSSLVNVSILRNGQVLRYFPVAADSAIHVSLAIVEEHPAGTVLDVCVAGEGSGLLILDIGYLEV; from the coding sequence ATGGGCATGTTTATGGGTGAGGGCACTCCAGTGCTCCTGCATACAATCGTCGAATTCGAAGGCAAGGGTTTTTTCAACCCGCAAATGCTCGATCTGCGCTATGTTGTGCCAGCAGATCGTACCACGGGCATGCTCTACTTTCGAGCTGGTAGCACCGTGAGCAGCCTCGTCAATGTTTCCATTTTGCGTAATGGTCAAGTTCTACGCTACTTTCCAGTAGCCGCCGATTCAGCAATTCATGTGTCACTTGCCATCGTTGAGGAACACCCCGCTGGAACCGTGCTCGACGTGTGCGTCGCCGGTGAAGGTAGTGGACTGTTAATCCTCGACATTGGCTACCTAGAAGTGTAG
- a CDS encoding AraC family transcriptional regulator, with amino-acid sequence MNGLVRFRNNLQWATTLPLFRRPGLTIERRRFTDQRPLMPQIERWRSWSMQLTLSGTRYVSYGDRSFCQAPTSLVLTSPQTDPMRIRYLPGATTDWLNLTWTNDGWQHFINQYPQFNQRHAYLIKDAVRSPLLAVRYVPPPALHAARQLITIAALPEAPPATLENAATTFLALLSALDFQTTLNGYAPTQAQSVEKAQALMMKNLERPPSISQLASTLHISPRQLQRDFLACTGLSPLSYLQMLRLSEANMLLASTNLPIGTIASRLGYASAAHFSAAFRRLYDCTPRQIREYDDDLMLDAVMEEAHGCSN; translated from the coding sequence ATGAACGGATTGGTGCGTTTTCGGAATAACTTGCAATGGGCGACAACGCTGCCGCTCTTTCGCCGCCCAGGCCTAACCATCGAACGTCGGCGCTTTACCGACCAACGACCACTCATGCCGCAAATCGAGCGCTGGCGCAGTTGGTCGATGCAATTGACCTTAAGTGGCACGCGCTATGTTAGTTATGGCGACCGCAGCTTTTGTCAAGCCCCAACCTCGTTGGTCTTGACTAGCCCACAAACCGACCCAATGCGGATTCGCTACTTGCCTGGAGCAACGACCGATTGGCTCAACTTGACTTGGACGAACGATGGTTGGCAGCATTTTATCAACCAATATCCACAGTTCAATCAACGCCATGCCTATTTGATCAAAGATGCAGTTCGTTCGCCGTTGTTGGCAGTCCGCTACGTGCCACCGCCAGCGCTCCATGCAGCCCGTCAATTAATCACGATTGCAGCCCTGCCCGAAGCTCCACCAGCGACGTTGGAAAACGCAGCCACAACCTTTTTGGCGCTATTAAGTGCGCTCGATTTCCAAACAACCTTAAATGGTTATGCACCAACCCAAGCTCAGTCGGTCGAAAAAGCCCAAGCCTTAATGATGAAAAACTTAGAGCGGCCACCAAGTATTAGTCAATTGGCTTCAACCTTGCACATCAGCCCGCGCCAATTGCAACGTGATTTTCTGGCTTGTACCGGGCTTAGCCCACTCAGTTATTTACAAATGTTACGGCTCAGCGAGGCCAATATGCTGCTTGCCAGCACCAATTTGCCGATTGGAACGATCGCTAGCCGCTTGGGCTATGCCAGCGCCGCCCACTTTAGCGCCGCCTTCCGCCGTTTATACGATTGCACGCCGCGCCAAATTCGCGAATACGACGACGACTTGATGCTTGATGCTGTTATGGAGGAAGCTCATGGCTGTTCAAATTGA